Proteins encoded by one window of Myxococcales bacterium:
- a CDS encoding outer membrane lipoprotein carrier protein LolA, translating to MSRPTQLHVRRRSLATTFALALGLATLGAVAAPSKPASAAEPAPLDAKVAEDVVTKVQAFYDQSRTFTARFNQEFTVKAYNTKRASAGVVFFEKPGKMAWEYSTPAGNRVVSNGTTVRVYEADNKQMFEQQVSGAQSGAQYPAALSFLLGRGKLSDAFNFQAFAGGDMKFAGGTVLVGTPKTPTPAYTKVLFYVDTATSQIRRVLILDAQGNKNSFVFTEVQVNRPVVATKFVFEPPPGTTVVKP from the coding sequence ATGTCCCGCCCGACTCAGCTCCACGTCCGCCGCCGCTCCCTCGCCACCACCTTCGCGCTCGCCCTCGGGCTGGCCACGCTGGGCGCCGTCGCGGCGCCGTCGAAGCCCGCGAGCGCCGCCGAGCCCGCGCCGCTCGACGCGAAGGTCGCGGAGGACGTCGTCACCAAGGTGCAGGCCTTCTACGACCAGTCGCGCACGTTCACCGCGCGCTTCAACCAGGAGTTCACGGTCAAGGCCTACAACACGAAGCGCGCTTCGGCCGGCGTGGTCTTCTTCGAGAAGCCCGGCAAGATGGCCTGGGAGTACTCCACCCCCGCCGGCAACCGCGTCGTCTCGAACGGCACGACGGTGCGGGTCTACGAGGCCGACAACAAGCAAATGTTCGAGCAGCAGGTCAGCGGCGCCCAGAGCGGCGCCCAGTACCCCGCGGCGCTGTCGTTCCTGCTCGGCCGCGGCAAGCTGTCCGACGCCTTCAACTTTCAGGCCTTCGCGGGCGGCGACATGAAGTTCGCGGGCGGCACGGTGCTCGTGGGCACGCCGAAGACCCCCACCCCCGCCTACACGAAGGTGCTGTTCTACGTGGACACCGCCACCTCGCAAATTCGCCGCGTGCTCATCCTCGACGCGCAGGGCAACAAGAACAGCTTCGTGTTCACCGAGGTGCAGGTCAACCGCCCCGTGGTCGCCACCAAGTTCGTGTTCGAGCCGCCGCCGGGCACCACCGTCGTGAAGCCCTGA